TGCTTGGACGTGATTCTTTTCAGGAAATAGATATAATGGGAATTACTTTATCTATTACAAAGCACAGCTGCATTGTAAAGGATGAAAAAGAATTAGCAGGTACTATAAGAGAAGCATTTGAAATAGCAAAAAGTGGAAGACCGGGGCCAGTGCTTATTGATATCCCAAAGGATATTTTCTTAAGTGAAACGGAATATGAAAAAATAGATAAAGAAGGTAAAGTCCAAAAGCCTACTATTAATATAGAAATGGAAAAAATACAAGAAGCAGTTAAAATGATTCAGGATTCAAAGAAACCTATAATTTATGCTGGTGGTGGAATTAAAACAGCTAATGCTTCAAAGAAATTTTGTGAGTTTGCATTGCTTTGCGATATTCCTGTGGCAAATACATTAATGGGACTTGGTACTATTCCAAGAGATCATAAATTATCTCTTGGAATGGTAGGAATGCATGGATTTCGCGAAACAAATTTAGCGGTGACAAGGAGTGATTTAATTATAACAATTGGTGCACGATTTAGTGATAGAGTAATTGGAAAAGCAGATGAATTTGCACCAACTGCAAAAATCATTCAGATTGATATTGATGAGACTGAGATAGATAAAAATAAGAGCATAGACTTATCTTTAGTTGGAGATATGAATACGATACTAGAAGATTTAATTTCTAATATGGATCAAAAGGATAGAAAGGCATGGCATGAGGAGATAGAGAATCTCAAGGTAACAAATAATACAAATATAAAACAAAATAGTTTTACGCATGTTGATGTGCTCAAATGTCTGAATGGAGCTCTTGAGGAAGATACAATTGTTACCACTGATGTAGGACAACATCAAATGTGGACTGCCCAAATGTGGAAATTCAAGTATCCTAGAACATTTATAACTTCGGGAGGCCTTGGAACAATGGGGTTTGGATTAGGGGCTGCAATTGGAAGTCAGATGGGTAATTTAGACAAAAGGGTGCTACTAGTAACCGGTGATGGAAGTTTTCGAATGAGCTGCAATGAACTTCAAACTATATCAAAATATAAACTCCCTATAATTACTTTGATTATGAATAATCATACCTTAGGAATGGTAAGACAGTGGCAGAGAATGTTTAGCAACGGAAGATACAGTGAAACAGATATCGGTGATGAGGTAAACTATGTAAAACTTGCACAGGCTTATGGTATTGAAGCATATAGAGTTACAAGTAGGGATCAATTAAAAAATGTACTTGAAATAGTAACAAAGGAAAAAAGGCCTATGCTTATAGATTGTGTAATAGATAAAGAAGAAGGCGTATATCCAATTGTACCGCCAGGTAAATCTATTAAGGAATTAGTATTAGAGTGAAACAATGCTTTTCAGTAATATTTCAGATATATAAATTAAATTTTTATTTTATAAAAGAGCCACTTCTGGGATGAAGTGGCTCTTTTTGAAATATTTTTTAATACAACTTATATTTATAATACTAGTTGAAGTATAATAGTGATTGGGTAGGTTGTACTTAATCACCTAAAATATAATATTTACGGGGGACAACATGGATTTATCAACTATTTTTTTAATATTTATATATGTATTTAATATAATGTCTGTTTTGAAACTTATTTTTATAAAACGAAGTGATACGAGAGTTATATTCGCATGGCTTTTAGTATTCTTTTTTTTACCTTACGTTGGTTTTGTTTTTTATTTCTTGGTAGGTAGTAAATATAAAATGCGTATTATGTCAAAAAGGTATGGGATGGGTGAAATAGAAGAAAAGTACAATAAAGTACTAGAGAAACATATTCATAATATTGATACGGATAAAATACAATTTAGAGAGGTAGAAACTGAAAAATACAGAGATTTGATTACCATGAACTCAAAAAATATAATGTGTTATTTTACTCAAAATAATGAAGTAGAGCTTCTATTAAATGCTAAGGAAACATTCTCTATGGTTTTTGAAGACATTAAAAATGCTACAAAAAGCATTGAAGTAATGTATTATATTTTTAAAGCAAAAGATAAAATTGGTAAAGAATTTATATCTCTTTTAGAAGAAAAGGCAAGACAGGGAGTAAAAGTAACTTTAATATATGATGGGATTGGGTCTTTACATACTCATATGAGTGATTTTAAGGAGTTAAAAAAAGCTGGTGGGCATGTGTACAGATTTTTGCCATCTATCATAAAAAGTTTATTGCTTATAAATTACAGATTACATAGAAAAATAGTTATTTTAGATGGTAAAATCGCTCATACTGGTGGAATTAATGTGGGTGACGAATATTTTGGTTTGAAAAAAATAAATAAACCTTGGAGGGATACAACGATACGTTTGACTGGTTACAGTGTACTTTCATTTCAAACAAGGTTTTGGTCTGATTTGATTTTTTTGCAAAATCAAAGCTTTAGAAAGATAAATAGGGCTAAATTAAAGTTCGATGAAAAGTTATTAAAAAGTTTTTATGACCCTATAGAAGAAGGTAATATAGGAGTTCAAATACTCTCAAGTGGTCCTAGTAGTAGAAATGATTCTATAAAAGATAGTTATGTTAAGATGATTACCACTGCAAAAAAATACTTATATATTCAAACACCATATTTTATTCCAGATAAAACTATATTAGATGCGCTAAGGATGGCAGCTGCTGGTGGTGTTGATGTTAGAATAATGCTTCCTGGTATACCAGATCAAAAACCTATTTATGCCGTTTCCTTATTAAATGTGGCAAAACTCTTAAAGTATGGAGTAAAGGTATATCTGCATTCAGGTTTTCTTCATGCTAAAACACTTGTTATAGATGATCACGTCTCAACAGTAGGAACTGCAAATATTGATATTAGAAGTTTTAGTCTTAATTATGAAATTAATGCATTTGTTTATAATAATGAATTTGCAATTAAATGTCGTGATACATTTTTAAATGATATCAAAGATTGTACAATATTTGATATTGAAACTTATTCTAAACGTGGTTTGTGGAAAAAGATCTATGAATCTGTTTGGCGTTTTATTACTCCTATTGCTTGAAACTTAATTAACATTGTTTTAATCTGTTTGTAACAATGTTAATTTATAATGTAATTATAAGTGAATTTAAAATAGTAATATTTATTTTAATAGTTTATTATGCTAAGAGAGTGAGAATATAATGGGAGGTATTTATATGGTAATTAATTATGCACATAGGGGTGCTAGTGGCTATTTTCCTGAAAACACAATGCTTTCTTTTAGAAAAGCGATTGAACTTGGGGCTACTGGTATTGAAACTGATATTCAGATGACTTCGGATGGAGTACTTGTACTTATTCATGATGAGAATGTAGACCGAACCACAAATGGAACGGGACTCGTAAAAGATTTTAGATTTGTTGATTTAAATAAATTGGATGCAGGTTCTTGGTTTAATGATAATTATAATAATGAAACGATACCTACTGCTGAGCAGTTAATTATTTTAGCTAAAGAAAATAACATATTATTAAATTTAGAGATAAAAAATGGTGAAGTTATGTATCTAGGCATTGAAGAAAAACTTATAGAGATGATTTATAAATATAATTATGAAGACAAAGTAATATTATCTAGTTTTAATCATTACTCTATGGTACATTGCAAAGAGATTTCTAAAGAAATAAAAACAGGCCTTTTATACATGGCCGGACTTTACCATCCAGAAGCATATTGTAAATATACTGGGGCTGATGCTTTGCATCCATATTATATTTCAATTAATAAGGAAATTATTGATGACGCAAAAAAAGAGGGCCTTTTAGTAAATCCTTTTACAGTGAATAGTGAAGAATCTATGAAAAAGTTAATTGAAGCTGGAGTTAGCGGAATAATTACTAATTATCCGGATAAATTAAAGAAAGTTTTAACAAATATTAAAAAGTAAATACTA
This window of the Clostridium estertheticum genome carries:
- the cls gene encoding cardiolipin synthase translates to MDLSTIFLIFIYVFNIMSVLKLIFIKRSDTRVIFAWLLVFFFLPYVGFVFYFLVGSKYKMRIMSKRYGMGEIEEKYNKVLEKHIHNIDTDKIQFREVETEKYRDLITMNSKNIMCYFTQNNEVELLLNAKETFSMVFEDIKNATKSIEVMYYIFKAKDKIGKEFISLLEEKARQGVKVTLIYDGIGSLHTHMSDFKELKKAGGHVYRFLPSIIKSLLLINYRLHRKIVILDGKIAHTGGINVGDEYFGLKKINKPWRDTTIRLTGYSVLSFQTRFWSDLIFLQNQSFRKINRAKLKFDEKLLKSFYDPIEEGNIGVQILSSGPSSRNDSIKDSYVKMITTAKKYLYIQTPYFIPDKTILDALRMAAAGGVDVRIMLPGIPDQKPIYAVSLLNVAKLLKYGVKVYLHSGFLHAKTLVIDDHVSTVGTANIDIRSFSLNYEINAFVYNNEFAIKCRDTFLNDIKDCTIFDIETYSKRGLWKKIYESVWRFITPIA
- a CDS encoding glycerophosphodiester phosphodiesterase, coding for MVINYAHRGASGYFPENTMLSFRKAIELGATGIETDIQMTSDGVLVLIHDENVDRTTNGTGLVKDFRFVDLNKLDAGSWFNDNYNNETIPTAEQLIILAKENNILLNLEIKNGEVMYLGIEEKLIEMIYKYNYEDKVILSSFNHYSMVHCKEISKEIKTGLLYMAGLYHPEAYCKYTGADALHPYYISINKEIIDDAKKEGLLVNPFTVNSEESMKKLIEAGVSGIITNYPDKLKKVLTNIKK
- the ilvB gene encoding biosynthetic-type acetolactate synthase large subunit; this translates as MLLNGAQIVLKCLKEQEANIIFGYPGGAVIPLYDALYDELDYFTHIRTAHEQAAVHAADGYARSTGKVGVCFVTSGPGATNTITGIATAYMDSIPIVVITGQVARSLLGRDSFQEIDIMGITLSITKHSCIVKDEKELAGTIREAFEIAKSGRPGPVLIDIPKDIFLSETEYEKIDKEGKVQKPTINIEMEKIQEAVKMIQDSKKPIIYAGGGIKTANASKKFCEFALLCDIPVANTLMGLGTIPRDHKLSLGMVGMHGFRETNLAVTRSDLIITIGARFSDRVIGKADEFAPTAKIIQIDIDETEIDKNKSIDLSLVGDMNTILEDLISNMDQKDRKAWHEEIENLKVTNNTNIKQNSFTHVDVLKCLNGALEEDTIVTTDVGQHQMWTAQMWKFKYPRTFITSGGLGTMGFGLGAAIGSQMGNLDKRVLLVTGDGSFRMSCNELQTISKYKLPIITLIMNNHTLGMVRQWQRMFSNGRYSETDIGDEVNYVKLAQAYGIEAYRVTSRDQLKNVLEIVTKEKRPMLIDCVIDKEEGVYPIVPPGKSIKELVLE